A DNA window from Hemibagrus wyckioides isolate EC202008001 linkage group LG11, SWU_Hwy_1.0, whole genome shotgun sequence contains the following coding sequences:
- the tab1 gene encoding TGF-beta-activated kinase 1 and MAP3K7-binding protein 1 isoform X1, which yields MAASRKPLMHSHQSWTDDLPLCQLCGVGTAPNCVYSPDGKSTQMHPNEDGHFRFSTESCFLYGVFNGYDGSRVANFVSQCLTAELLLGQLNSGHSDADVRRILAQAFDVVEKSYFKTIDDALAEKASLQVQIPEGAMFHQLSPQSQKIAERLKTLEQEVSGGATAIVALILNNKLYIANVGTNRALLCKYTSDRQNQVIQIGRAHTTDNEDELARLAQLGLDPNRLRQTGTITGQSSLRRIGDYKVKFSYTDIDVLSAAKSKPIVAEPEIHGGQSLDGVTGFLLLMSEGLIKALEAAHGPEQANQEMVAMVSAELAQQGNVEAAAQSVVERVKRLHHDAYARQRAVQCSRHEDMTLLIRTINYPLSDGSLTPTQGGRIYPVSVPYSNSQSTSKTSVTLSLVMPAQGTLTNGTNTASTLEGGTPTPGQSPTATLQSNTHTQSSSSSSGDGSLFRQRASQAAQPDETGRVPPYVDFTQFYQMWSTEHSEGTRGPGPQ from the exons ATGGCGGCGTCGCGCAAGCCTCTGATGCATAGT CACCAGAGCTGGACAGATGACCTGCCGCTGTGCCAGCTGTGTGGAGTGGGCACGGCCCCGAACTGTGTGTACAGCCCCGATGGCAAAAGCACCCAGATGCACCCTAATGAGGATGGCCACTTCCGCTTCAG TACCGAGTCCTGTTTCCTGTACGGGGTGTTTAACGGTTACGACGGCAGCCGAGTGGCCAATTTCGTGTctcagtgtctgactgcagaGCTTCTACTGGGCCAGCTCAACTCCGGTCACTCTGACGCAGATGTCCGTCGCATCCTCGCGCAG GCCTTTGACGTAGTGGAAAAGAGTTACTTTAAGACCATCGATGACGCACTGGCAGAAAAGGCCAGCCTTCAAGTGCAAATCCCAGAG GGGGCAATGTTTCATCAGCTGTCTCCTCAGAGTCAGAAGATTGCAGAGAGGCTGAAGACTCTGGAGCAGGAGGTCTCTGGAGGAGCCACGGCCATAGTCGCTCTCATTCTCAACAACAAGCTATACATCGCTAATGTGG GCACCAATCGAGCTCTGCTTTGCAAGTACACCAGTGACCGTCAGAACCAGGTGATTCAGATTGGACGAGCCCACACAACTGACAATGAAGATGAGCTGGCCAGACTGGCTCAGCTag gcctgGACCCAAATCGGCTCAGACAGACGGGGACAATCACAGGTCAGAGCAGTCTGAGGCGGATTGGAGACTACAAGGTGAAATTCAGCTACACAGACATCGATGTCCTGAG TGCGGCCAAGAGTAAGCCGATCGTCGCCGAGCCCGAGATACACGGCGGCCAGTCACTGGATGGAGTCACAGGCTTCCTGTTGCTGATGTCAGAAGGGCTCATTAAGGCCCTTGAGGCGGCTCACGGACCCGAACAAGCCAATCAG GAGATGGTTGCCATGGTGTCGGCAGAGTTGGCCCAACAGGGCAACGTGGAGGCGGCGGCCCAGTCAGTGGTGGAGCGCGTAAAGCGGCTTCATCATGACGCCTACGCCAGACAGAGAGCGGTGCAGTGTTCACGCCACGAGGACATGACCCTGCTCATTCGCACCATTAATTACCCTCTATCAGACGGCTCGCTTACTCCAACGCAAG gtGGGCGTATCTACCCTGTGTCTGTGCCCTATTCGAACTCCCAGAGCACCAGTAAGACAAGCGTGACGCTCTCTCTGGTCATGCCAGCCCAGGGCACGCTCACCAACGGGACCAACACAGCTTCCACGCTGGAAGGAGGCACCCCCACTCCTGG GCAAAGTCCCACGGCTACACTgcagtccaacacacacacgcagagctccagctccagctccGGCGACGGCAGCCTCTTCAGACAGCGCGCGAGCCAGGCGGCGCAGCCAGACGAGACGGGCCGAGTGCCGCCCTACGTCGACTTCACCCAGTTCTATCAGATGTGGAGCACGGAGCACAGCGAGGGAACGAGAGGTCCGGGACCGCAGTGA
- the tab1 gene encoding TGF-beta-activated kinase 1 and MAP3K7-binding protein 1 isoform X2 gives MRQYNVKHQSWTDDLPLCQLCGVGTAPNCVYSPDGKSTQMHPNEDGHFRFSTESCFLYGVFNGYDGSRVANFVSQCLTAELLLGQLNSGHSDADVRRILAQAFDVVEKSYFKTIDDALAEKASLQVQIPEGAMFHQLSPQSQKIAERLKTLEQEVSGGATAIVALILNNKLYIANVGTNRALLCKYTSDRQNQVIQIGRAHTTDNEDELARLAQLGLDPNRLRQTGTITGQSSLRRIGDYKVKFSYTDIDVLSAAKSKPIVAEPEIHGGQSLDGVTGFLLLMSEGLIKALEAAHGPEQANQEMVAMVSAELAQQGNVEAAAQSVVERVKRLHHDAYARQRAVQCSRHEDMTLLIRTINYPLSDGSLTPTQGGRIYPVSVPYSNSQSTSKTSVTLSLVMPAQGTLTNGTNTASTLEGGTPTPGQSPTATLQSNTHTQSSSSSSGDGSLFRQRASQAAQPDETGRVPPYVDFTQFYQMWSTEHSEGTRGPGPQ, from the exons ATGAGACAGTACAATGTGAAG CACCAGAGCTGGACAGATGACCTGCCGCTGTGCCAGCTGTGTGGAGTGGGCACGGCCCCGAACTGTGTGTACAGCCCCGATGGCAAAAGCACCCAGATGCACCCTAATGAGGATGGCCACTTCCGCTTCAG TACCGAGTCCTGTTTCCTGTACGGGGTGTTTAACGGTTACGACGGCAGCCGAGTGGCCAATTTCGTGTctcagtgtctgactgcagaGCTTCTACTGGGCCAGCTCAACTCCGGTCACTCTGACGCAGATGTCCGTCGCATCCTCGCGCAG GCCTTTGACGTAGTGGAAAAGAGTTACTTTAAGACCATCGATGACGCACTGGCAGAAAAGGCCAGCCTTCAAGTGCAAATCCCAGAG GGGGCAATGTTTCATCAGCTGTCTCCTCAGAGTCAGAAGATTGCAGAGAGGCTGAAGACTCTGGAGCAGGAGGTCTCTGGAGGAGCCACGGCCATAGTCGCTCTCATTCTCAACAACAAGCTATACATCGCTAATGTGG GCACCAATCGAGCTCTGCTTTGCAAGTACACCAGTGACCGTCAGAACCAGGTGATTCAGATTGGACGAGCCCACACAACTGACAATGAAGATGAGCTGGCCAGACTGGCTCAGCTag gcctgGACCCAAATCGGCTCAGACAGACGGGGACAATCACAGGTCAGAGCAGTCTGAGGCGGATTGGAGACTACAAGGTGAAATTCAGCTACACAGACATCGATGTCCTGAG TGCGGCCAAGAGTAAGCCGATCGTCGCCGAGCCCGAGATACACGGCGGCCAGTCACTGGATGGAGTCACAGGCTTCCTGTTGCTGATGTCAGAAGGGCTCATTAAGGCCCTTGAGGCGGCTCACGGACCCGAACAAGCCAATCAG GAGATGGTTGCCATGGTGTCGGCAGAGTTGGCCCAACAGGGCAACGTGGAGGCGGCGGCCCAGTCAGTGGTGGAGCGCGTAAAGCGGCTTCATCATGACGCCTACGCCAGACAGAGAGCGGTGCAGTGTTCACGCCACGAGGACATGACCCTGCTCATTCGCACCATTAATTACCCTCTATCAGACGGCTCGCTTACTCCAACGCAAG gtGGGCGTATCTACCCTGTGTCTGTGCCCTATTCGAACTCCCAGAGCACCAGTAAGACAAGCGTGACGCTCTCTCTGGTCATGCCAGCCCAGGGCACGCTCACCAACGGGACCAACACAGCTTCCACGCTGGAAGGAGGCACCCCCACTCCTGG GCAAAGTCCCACGGCTACACTgcagtccaacacacacacgcagagctccagctccagctccGGCGACGGCAGCCTCTTCAGACAGCGCGCGAGCCAGGCGGCGCAGCCAGACGAGACGGGCCGAGTGCCGCCCTACGTCGACTTCACCCAGTTCTATCAGATGTGGAGCACGGAGCACAGCGAGGGAACGAGAGGTCCGGGACCGCAGTGA